From one Lolium rigidum isolate FL_2022 chromosome 4, APGP_CSIRO_Lrig_0.1, whole genome shotgun sequence genomic stretch:
- the LOC124708273 gene encoding calcium-transporting ATPase 4, endoplasmic reticulum-type-like: protein MGEAGHDVPPAMNDDDAFPAWARTVDQCAKRFNVDVSRGLSTAEAAARLRTHGPNELHEHPGPTVLHLILDQFNDTLVRILLAAAAVSFLLALTSSAGALTLSAFVEPLVIFLILVVNAAVGVWQETNASKALDALRRIQSDHATVLRDGAWVPALPARDLVPGDVVQVRVGDKIPADMRVARLVTSTLRVEQGSLTGETNSVNKTAHPLPSDATDADIQAKDCMVFAGTTVANGGAVCLVIHTAMSTEIGKIHSQIHSASQEDDDTPLKKKLNEFGEALTKIIGLICVLVWLINAKYFLTFDLRPNSYLPTNIRFSFEKCTYYFEIAVALAVAAIPEGLPAVITTCLALGTRKMAAKNALVRKLPSVETLGCTTVICSDKTGTLTTNQMSVAKLVAVGGAPGTVRSFKVDGTTYDPRDGKIYDWPAGAMDANLEMIAKVAAVCNDASVSHSANQYVSTGMPTEAALKVLVEKMGLPEGKNGLSVDPSETLACCQYWSNAAKRIATLEFDRMRKSMGIIVASKSGSNTLLVKGAVETLLERSTHIQLQDGSVVPLDDKSRKAILASLHELSTKALRCLGFAYKEDLGEFATYDGEFHPAHKLLLDPANYAAIETDLIFVGLAGLRDPPREEVFDAIEDCRAAGIRVMVITGDNKETAEAICHEIGVFSPDEDISLKSFTGKEFMALEDKKTLLRRKGGLLFSRAEPRHKQEIVRLLKEDGEVVAMTGDGVNDAPALKLADIGIAMGITGTEVAKEASDMVLADDNFSTIVAAVGEGRSIYNNMKAFIRYMISSNIGEVASIFLTSALGIPEGLIPVQLLWVNLVTDGPPATALGFNPPDKDIMKKPPRRSDDSLITPWILFRYLVIGLYVGIATVGIFVIWYTHGSFMGIDLTGDGHSLVSYSQLSNWGQCSTWDNFTVAPFTAGTRTFTFDNPCEYFQAGKVKATTLSLSVLVAIEMFNSLNALSEDTSLLRMPPWVNPWLLLAMSVSFGLHFLILYVPFLAQVFGIVPLSLNEWLLVLLVALPVVLIDEVLKFVGRCTTASGPKRRVKKQKGE, encoded by the exons ATGGGCGAGGCCGGCCACGACGTGCCGCCGGCGATGAACGACGACGACGCGTTCCCGGCGTGGGCGCGCACGGTGGACCAGTGCGCCAAGCGGTTCAACGTTGACGTCTCCCGCGGCCTCTCcaccgccgaggcggcggcgcggctgcgCACGCACGGCCCGAACGAGCTCCACGAGCACCCAGGCCCAACCGTCCTCCACCTCATCCTCGACCAGTTCAACGACACGCTCGTCCGCATCCTGCTGGCCGCGGCCGCGGTCTCCTTCCTCCTGGCGCTCACCTCCTCGGCCGGCGCCCTGACCCTCTCCGCCTTCGTCGAGCCGCTCGTCATCTTCCTCATCCTGGTCGTCAACGCGGCCGTCGGCGTCTGGCAGGAGACCAACGCGTCCAAGGCCCTGGACGCGCTCCGCCGGATCCAATCCGACCACGCCACggtcctccgcgacggcgcctgGGTCCCCGCGCTCCCCGCCCGGGACCTCGTGCCCGGCGACGTCGTGCAGGTGCGGGTGGGCGACAAGATCCCCGCCGACATGCGGGTGGCGCGGCTCGTCACCTCGACCCTCCGCGTCGAGCAGGGGTCCCTCACCGGCGAGACCAACTCCGTCAACAAAACCGCCCACCCCCTCCCCTCAGACGCCACAGACGCCGACATCCAGGCCAAGGACTGCATGGTCTTCGCCGGCACCACAGTCGCCAACGGCGGCGCGGTGTGCCTGGTCATCCACACAGCCATGTCCACCGAGATCGGCAAGATCCACTCGCAGATCCACTCCGCATCCCAAGAAGACGACGACACCCCGCTCAAGAAAAAGCTCAACGAGTTCGGCGAGGCGCTCACCAAGATCATCGGCCTCATCTGCGTGCTGGTCTGGCTCATCAACGCCAAGTACTTCCTCACCTTCGACCTGCGCCCAAACTCGTACCTCCCCACCAACATCCGCTTCTCGTTCGAGAAGTGCACCTACTACTTCGAGATCGCGGTGGCGCTGGCCGTGGCCGCCATCCCCGAGGGCCTGCCGGCGGTGATCACCACGTGCCTGGCGCTGGGCACCAGGAAGATGGCCGCCAAGAACGCGCTTGTGCGGAAGCTGCCCAGCGTCGAGACGCTCGGCTGCACCACCGTCATCTGCTCTGATAAGACCGGCACGCTCACCACCAACCAGATGTCTGTGGCCAAGCTCGTCGCGGTTGGTGGCGCGCCGGGGACAGTTAGGAGCTTCAAGGTCGATGGCACCACGTATGATCCCCGGGATGGCAAGATTTACGACTGGCCTGCAGGCGCAATGGATGCCAACCTTGAGATGATCGCCAAGGTTGCCGCCGTGTGCAATGATGCCAGCGTCTCGCACTCTGCCAACCAGTATGTCTCCACGGGGATGCCCACTGAGGCGGCTCTAAAG GTCCTGGTTGAGAAAATGGGACTTCCTGAGGGCAAGAACGGCTTGTCCGTGGATCCATCCGAGACACTAG CCTGCTGCCAATATTGGAGCAATGCTGCCAAAAGGATTGCCACGCTCGAGTTTGACCGTATGAGGAAATCAATGGGAATCATCGTCGCGTCCAAATCAGGAAGCAACACTTTACTTGTGAAG GGAGCTGTTGAGACGTTGCTGGAGAGGAGTACCCACATTCAGCTGCAGGATGGTTCAGTTGTGCCGTTAGATGACAAGTCAAGAAAAGCTATTTTGGCAAGTCTCCATGAATTGTCAACAAAAGCTCTGCGCTGCCTCGGTTTTGCATACAAGGAGGATCTTGGAGAATTCGCAACATATGATGGTGAATTCCATCCTGCACACAAGCTTTTGCTGGATCCAGCCAATTATGCGGCAATTGAGACGGACCTGATATTTGTTGGTCTAGCTGGCCTAAGG GATCCTCCGAGGGAAGAAGTCTTTGATGCTATTGAGGACTGCAGAGCTGCGGGTATCCGTGTTATGGTGATTACAGGAGACAACAAAGAAACTGCTGAGGCAATATGTCATGAAATTGGTGTATTTTCACCTGATGAAGACATCAGCCTGAAGAGCTTTACAGGGAAGGAGTTCATGGCACTGGAGGATAAGAAAACTCTGCTGCGAAGGAAAGGTGGCCTTCTGTTCTCTAGGGCAGAGCCTAGGCACAAGCAAGAGATTGTGAGACTGTTAaaagaagatggtgaagttgttgCTATGACTGGAGATGGAGTAAACGATGCCCCTGCTCTAAAACTTGCAGACATTGGTATTGCGATGGGTATTACCGGCACCGAG GTTGCCAAGGAGGCTTCAGACATGGTACTAGCTGATGACAACTTTAGTACCATAGTTGCTGCAGTTGGTGAAGGAAGATCTATTTACAACAACATGAAAGCTTTCATAAG ATACATGATTTCATCAAACATTGGTGAAGTTGCGTCGATTTTCCTTACCTCTGCTTTGGGTATTCCTGAGGGATTGATACCTGTTCAACTTCTATGGGTTAATCTTGTCACCGATGGCCCCCCTGCAACTGCTTTAGGTTTCAATCCTCCTGACAAGGATATCATGAAGAAACCACCAAGAAGGAGCGATGACTCACTGATCACTCCCTGGATTTTGTTCCGTTACCTG GTCATTGGCCTTTATGTTGGGATAGCCACTGTCGGCATCTTTGTCATCTGGTACACCCATGGATCTTTCATGGGTATTGACCTCACTGGAGATGGTCACTCCCTTGTCAGTTACTCACAGCTCTCAAACTGGGGCCAGTGCTCAACTTGGGACAACTTCACAGTTGCACCCTTCACTGCTGGAACTAGAACTTTCACCTTCGACAACCCTTGCGAGTACTTCCAGGCCGGCAAAGTGAAGGCAACAACACTCTCTCTGTCGGTGCTGGTGGCAATCGAGATGTTCAACTCACTCAACGCGCTCTCTGAAGACACCAGCCTGCTCAGGATGCCTCCATGGGTCAACCCGTGGCTGCTCCTGGCCATGTCGGTCTCGTTCGGCCTACACTTCCTCATCCTCTACGTGCCGTTCCTCGCACAGGTGTTTGGCATTGTGCCGCTAAGCCTGAACGAGTGGCTGCTGGTGCTGCTTGTTGCACTCCCTGTGGTGCTCATCGACGAGGTCCTCAAGTTTGTGGGCAGGTGCACGACTGCTTCGGGTCCCAAGAGGAGAGTAAAGAAGCAGAAGGGTGAGTGA